agctctcactggtcGGGCCTCCTCCTAGTAGCTGGTTGTGCATCAAGCCTGCTGCTGGagaaagcagggctgcttggggaagtctctagccaccctgccctgctccaagaagctgcccctgtctgggcctgccacctgggccgagcttcaccgggtgggagagattcaccctgcggctctatgttagtccgagtctctcaatgcatccccttcttgaatcctgggttctggagtgacagtagatgcagtcaccctctagtccaccatcttggatcttcttACAGcctttattttaaagagataattttagtacattctttttaatttctccatcatttctttttactatagttttgagttatttttgtgGTGGTTGCCTCGGGAATTGCAATCATCTTAACTTAAAGTCACCTGATTTTGACGAATGTAACTTGGTCCTAAGAGTGTGTAGAAAGGAGCATGTGGAAAGCTTGCCCTGATACAGTGCATGGTCTCCTCTCCTCTGCATCAGGGCCATCAGGATTACTTCTGTGGGTGTTATTAGCCCATAAACAGAGTTTACAATTATTGCTTTATGCAGTTGTcatttaaaaggagaaaggatgCTACAGAAATATGTATAAGCTGCTGTTCATATTTTCCTGTGCAGTTACCTTATTGTGGCTCCTTGTTCCTCCTGTGTATTTCTGTCTCCTTGGCTTATATTATTCTCTGAGTGAGTGTACTTCAAGCTGTCACACAGGGATCTGAGGCTATGTCCAATTtgcctcattctttttctttgtgtttctctgaTTGGATCATTTGAATGTGCCTATCTTCAAGGTCACTGATTGTTTTGCTAGATGAAACTACTATTGATTGAAAATTAAACATGGAGTGTGTgctctttagtttttaaaaaagtaaatgtaatttgtctttttatgagAAAGTCTTTTAATCCATAAATAGAAGACCATGTCAGCCTCTATTATGATTCTATGACTAGACTCTTCTGGGGTGTGAATTTTGTAAAGTTCTCAAGGTGTTTTTTATGAACTACTAGAAACAAAATCCACACAAAAATATGGACTGCGTGTATTTgaaaatcttaaagtaccaaaaaaaaaaaaaaaaaaaaaaaagaaaaactccacaAAGGAGAAATTGAATAATTGATCACATGAATCACTGTTTACTTTGGAAAAAACAATCCAAGATTTTCTGACTTTTGCATTTAGAATAATTGACATATTTGGCCTAGTAGGATAGTATGTATAATACTCTGATATCTGTCAGATATCCTCAAATTATGTAAAACTGCATAAGTATTCATATTACTTGGGTGGTTTGAAGATATAAGTAACTTGTGTTCTCATGAGTTATTTGGAGATTTTCCTTAGACCCAGGAGCTGACTCATCAGTCTCCTCATTGCCAGCTTCATGTCTTTGTTCCTCATTGTATAAATGGCAGGATTCAGGATGGGTGTGATCAGAAAGTCCACAATGGCAAGAAACTTATCCACTGGCACTGTGGGAAATGGCCACATATAAACAAAGATGCACggtccaaaaaacaaaaccaccacagAGATGTGAGCTGAAAGGGTAGAGAGGGCCTTGGACAAGCCACCTGAAGGGCGTTTCCATACACTGAACAGGATGAGGATATAGGAGATGATCAGCAAGGAGAAGGTGCCTAAGGGAATGAACCCACTGTTGGCAGTCACCATGAACTCCATGCTGTAGGTGTCTGAGCAGGCCAGTTTGATAAACCAGGGAAGATCACAGTAAAAGCGATCTATTTCATTAGGACCACAGAAAGGCAAATGGACAACAAAAGCTAACTGTACCACCGAATGAATGATACCAATAAGCCAAGCACCAGACAGGAGCAAACTGCACATCTGTGGGCTCATGATGGTCAGGTAGTGgaggggcttgcagatggccacatatctGTCCAAGGCCATGGCCACCAGGAGCACCATCTCAGATCCACCCAGGACATGAAGGACAAAAATCTGCATGACACACCCCTGGAATGATATGGTATTGTGTCCAGAGTACAGGTCAGATATCATCTTGGGAACCGTTAAGGTAGAAagacataaatcaataaatgagaggTTTCCTAAAAGGAAGTACATGGGGGAATGTAGATGAGTATCAAGAGTCACTGTAATCATAACAAGGGTGTTTCCCAGAAGAATGGTGAGGTAGAACACTGCAGAGAAGGCAAGGAGGAAATGCTGCGCTGGTCTGTAGGTAGAAAGTCCCAAGAATATAAATTCAGACACCGgagaataatttgttttattcattggTTTCCTTTATGTTATctgaaaggaacaaagaaagtaGCTATTCTGTGAAAAACTATACATTCCAGGGCATATACCAGGCTCTGCATCACATtctgaaataaaccagaccctGTGTTTATGTTGTGTTTTGTCTAGTTGTGAAGCTAGACATTAAATAAGTAATCAAGTAACTGGGTATGTTTAATGATAATAAGTTCTGTGGAGAAAAGAACCCGGGGTTAGGAGAACTTTAAACCTCATTCAGTGGCATCTGATTTGGAAGTATTTGTAGTAAGATCTGAAGGCTTGCAGGATTAAACAGGATTaaacaagaaagggaaagaagaaaagatgatcTATCCAgaggaaataacagaaaatactCTGAAGCCTAAAGAAACAGAACAATCTGAAATAAGTAAGACTTAGTAAGGGTCTGATTGAAGGTGAATCCTATCAGTGGACCACATCAAAGAGGTCTGGAAAGGATGATTTGTCAATAAGTGGTGTTGATCCAACTTACCaaacttggaggaaaaaaaaaaaatgacttaccTTAAAAGAGTAACTAAAACGGGTTtgaatatttcaataatttttttaaaaaaacagaaaagagtaaaatatacaatttttaagataattgtatgagaaaattgtaggAGAAAAGCTCTTTGTAAGCATAGACCTGCTTACATAATTTACAGAGAAAAAACTTGACACTTTCACATTCAAAAAATGTAGGGGAgtgggaatcccatgaaaatagaaggaatcagtgaaataaagaaaagggattgatggggagggaggagggacaggaaaggagaggaacagtggaatgaactTTACCAAATTGTGCTATGtacgtatatgaatataccagagtgaattccatctttatgtatatctataaagcagatatacaataaacaaaaggaagaccagtaaagAAAGGGGAGCAGGAGGAACAAggcaggagggaaagaggaagccctggggactgaaatggagcagtTTATATTCCatacttatataattatatcaaaatgaaccccaatattatatataactgaaatgaactaataaaaatgacattaCAGGTTAACATTTTTTATAGAAATCTAATGATTTGGTAAACGTACTTTTCTCTTATTATCAAACTAAAgagttatttttcagaaaaaaaaattgtatcctAGTACAAAAATTTGTTCTCAAGGATATATTAGTGTCATATGCTTTTGGgcaaatattatataattattaataaaactaaaatatacaaaataacctAAATCCCTCACATGGGAAATTACATTAATTATAACATATCTGAGTAGAAAAAACACTCAACCCTATATGTAgaatatcattaaaaaattaatgtgcttcaatttaaaaaataatcaccatatacaataaaataaaatcatttaaaaattaactctaGAATATTGAAAAAAGCATAAGCAACCATCATTGATCCCTGGGGTTACATATATTATTAGTTTGAACTGTATGAAATcgtgattttaatatatatatgtatatatatatatatatatatatatatatagtcaaatATCAGTTTCCTAAGGTTCCATCTAaagtattgatttgtttttttcctgcaaCATTTGCTTATAAGATTTCTTTCTGAGATATTCTAAGTTACTTTCCCTTTTAAAAGTAGAGAGGGAACTttactttcccttttttcccagCAAAATGAACAAGGAATAGCTATTGGTTTCTACGACACCACTGAAGATGAAAAGATAAGGAAACACTTGGTAAC
The Sciurus carolinensis chromosome 2, mSciCar1.2, whole genome shotgun sequence DNA segment above includes these coding regions:
- the LOC124976448 gene encoding olfactory receptor 4F15-like, which gives rise to MNKTNYSPVSEFIFLGLSTYRPAQHFLLAFSAVFYLTILLGNTLVMITVTLDTHLHSPMYFLLGNLSFIDLCLSTLTVPKMISDLYSGHNTISFQGCVMQIFVLHVLGGSEMVLLVAMALDRYVAICKPLHYLTIMSPQMCSLLLSGAWLIGIIHSVVQLAFVVHLPFCGPNEIDRFYCDLPWFIKLACSDTYSMEFMVTANSGFIPLGTFSLLIISYILILFSVWKRPSGGLSKALSTLSAHISVVVLFFGPCIFVYMWPFPTVPVDKFLAIVDFLITPILNPAIYTMRNKDMKLAMRRLMSQLLGLRKISK